One stretch of Elusimicrobiales bacterium DNA includes these proteins:
- a CDS encoding Maf family protein codes for MKVILASRSPRRRALLRGMGFSFVVKPSCASEETALKRPSAVVKTLALRKARDVAAGYPDDCVIGADTVVFCKGEILGKPQDCSDALRLLNLQNGSWQSVYTGVAVINRGKTAVGCEVSRCKARRLGKAELAALSLRHHDKAGAYAVQDDDDRFIAKISGSKDNVVGLPCGLLRRLLRRAGALSALCVFLAAGAQAGGADNVYFLGAKGESAVENLHCSELTEKERNKWKADQNVYRYHVFLAVALNSAEQNLRSARASEVKLYDKLKWTTGGAGGELDLPLLASLESARKDIASFYAELAGKTSGRGIPPAFAVSNAAFAKYAQSRAKDEAARSAALSSLISGWRDALGKTPAAAFPVKKVFDSLNAGDAAQTALYSGWQKVFVSDCEKYFGRKFSGRKDEKH; via the coding sequence GTGAAAGTAATACTCGCTTCCCGTTCCCCGCGCCGGCGCGCATTGCTGCGCGGCATGGGGTTTTCTTTTGTTGTAAAACCAAGTTGCGCAAGCGAGGAAACGGCGCTTAAGCGTCCTTCGGCGGTGGTGAAAACCCTCGCGCTGCGCAAGGCGCGCGATGTTGCCGCCGGATATCCCGATGACTGCGTGATAGGGGCGGACACGGTGGTGTTCTGCAAAGGCGAAATACTGGGCAAGCCGCAGGATTGCAGTGATGCGTTGCGGCTGCTTAACCTGCAAAACGGCAGCTGGCAGAGCGTGTATACCGGCGTGGCTGTGATAAACCGCGGCAAAACCGCCGTGGGCTGCGAGGTGTCGCGCTGCAAGGCGCGGCGGCTGGGCAAAGCCGAACTGGCCGCGCTGTCGCTGCGCCATCACGACAAGGCGGGCGCTTATGCCGTGCAGGACGATGACGACCGGTTTATAGCGAAAATTTCCGGCAGCAAAGACAATGTGGTAGGCCTGCCATGCGGCCTGCTGCGCCGGCTGCTGCGCCGGGCCGGCGCGCTGTCCGCGCTTTGCGTTTTTCTGGCGGCTGGCGCACAGGCCGGCGGCGCGGATAATGTGTATTTCCTGGGCGCGAAAGGAGAAAGCGCGGTTGAAAACCTCCACTGTTCCGAGCTGACAGAGAAAGAGCGTAACAAATGGAAAGCGGACCAAAACGTCTACCGCTACCATGTCTTCCTGGCGGTGGCCCTGAATTCGGCGGAGCAGAACCTGCGCTCGGCGCGCGCCTCGGAAGTAAAGCTCTACGACAAGCTTAAATGGACAACCGGCGGCGCCGGCGGCGAGCTGGACCTGCCGCTGCTTGCCTCGCTGGAATCCGCCCGCAAAGACATCGCCTCGTTTTATGCGGAGCTTGCGGGCAAAACCTCCGGCAGGGGCATTCCCCCCGCTTTTGCCGTCTCGAATGCCGCTTTTGCGAAATACGCGCAGTCGCGCGCCAAAGACGAGGCGGCAAGGTCAGCGGCATTGTCATCTTTGATTTCAGGCTGGCGCGACGCGCTGGGGAAAACGCCCGCAGCGGCGTTTCCGGTCAAGAAAGTTTTCGATTCGCTCAACGCCGGCGACGCGGCTCAAACCGCGCTGTATTCCGGCTGGCAAAAAGTTTTTGTTTCGGATTGCGAAAAATACTTCGGCAGAAAATTTTCCGGGAGGAAGGATGAAAAACATTGA
- a CDS encoding DNA alkylation repair protein produces the protein MKPGAAQETVRFLKSHANTANVAGMARYGINPHNTLGVSIPVLRKKAKELGRNHELALALWKTGIHEARILAALVADPLELTDGQAEIWVKGIDSWDICDQACSNLFDKTPFARKKAVQWTLREDEFVRRAGFVLMAALAVHDKQAPDSVFEKFLPHIKKRSADNRNFVKKAANWALRQIGKRNKTLRGKAMALALEIAKMKSPSARWIAADALRELGSRKFNDGARCQNGAQFD, from the coding sequence GTGAAACCCGGCGCCGCGCAGGAAACGGTCCGCTTCCTGAAATCCCATGCCAATACCGCCAACGTCGCGGGGATGGCGCGCTACGGCATCAATCCGCATAACACGCTGGGCGTGAGCATACCCGTTCTGCGCAAAAAAGCCAAAGAGCTGGGGCGCAACCACGAACTGGCCCTCGCCCTGTGGAAAACCGGCATTCACGAGGCGCGCATCCTCGCCGCGCTGGTGGCGGACCCGCTGGAACTGACCGACGGGCAGGCGGAAATCTGGGTCAAGGGCATAGATAGCTGGGATATTTGCGACCAGGCCTGCTCAAACTTGTTTGACAAAACGCCGTTCGCGCGCAAAAAGGCGGTTCAATGGACGCTGCGGGAGGACGAATTCGTCCGCCGGGCCGGTTTTGTCCTCATGGCCGCGCTTGCCGTCCACGACAAGCAGGCGCCGGACTCCGTCTTTGAAAAATTCCTGCCGCACATAAAAAAACGCTCCGCGGACAACCGGAATTTCGTCAAAAAGGCGGCGAACTGGGCGCTGCGCCAGATCGGCAAGCGCAACAAGACGCTCCGCGGCAAGGCGATGGCGCTTGCGCTGGAAATAGCCAAAATGAAGTCTCCGTCCGCCCGCTGGATAGCAGCCGACGCCCTGCGCGAGCTTGGCTCCCGAAAATTTAACGACGGCGCGCGTTGCCAGAACGGCGCGCAATTTGATTAA
- the cutA gene encoding divalent-cation tolerance protein CutA, protein MTAQYQILMVSVPDKQVANTLAENLVGKRLAACVNIIGGVRSVYKWDGEIKKASELILLVKTRVSLMPETMLCIKESHPYSVPEIISLRIDDGNPEYLDWLGANCMFTAAPDQTKRVLPRPTIPPKGFEK, encoded by the coding sequence ATGACTGCGCAATATCAGATTCTCATGGTATCCGTGCCGGACAAGCAGGTTGCCAACACGCTGGCCGAAAATCTGGTGGGGAAAAGACTTGCGGCCTGCGTCAATATCATCGGCGGTGTGCGCTCGGTGTACAAATGGGATGGCGAAATTAAAAAAGCGTCAGAATTGATTTTGCTGGTGAAGACCCGCGTCAGCCTGATGCCGGAAACTATGCTTTGCATAAAGGAAAGCCATCCCTATTCCGTGCCGGAGATAATCTCGCTGCGTATAGACGACGGCAATCCCGAATATCTGGACTGGCTGGGAGCCAACTGCATGTTCACCGCCGCGCCGGACCAGACAAAGCGGGTGCTGCCGCGTCCGACCATCCCCCCCAAAGGGTTTGAAAAATGA
- the trxB gene encoding thioredoxin-disulfide reductase: MKNIDAAVIGAGPAGCSAAIYIARAGLKPVIFGGAIPGGQLLMTHEIENFPGFPEPVSGADLMERMHSQCKRMGAEMLTDEVEDVDFSSRPFMLLSSSGERYAAKAVVIASGAKARWLGIDSERKFMGKGVSACATCDGFFFRGREVCVVGGGDAAAGDALFLARFASKIHLIHRRDRLRATASVASRVLAEPKVIPVWDSVVREIRGADAVESVILKNVKTGAETELPCSAVFVAIGHDPNTRLYAGKLNLDQAGYIVADGRTRTSVPGVFAAGDVMDLHYKQAVTSAGTGCMAGLEAERFIAGL; this comes from the coding sequence ATGAAAAACATTGACGCCGCGGTGATAGGCGCCGGTCCGGCGGGCTGCTCCGCCGCGATATACATAGCGCGCGCGGGCCTCAAGCCGGTCATTTTCGGCGGCGCAATACCCGGCGGGCAGCTTTTGATGACTCACGAGATAGAGAATTTCCCCGGTTTCCCGGAGCCGGTAAGCGGCGCGGACCTTATGGAGCGTATGCACAGTCAGTGCAAACGGATGGGCGCGGAAATGCTTACCGACGAGGTGGAGGACGTGGATTTTTCCTCCCGGCCTTTTATGCTCCTGTCCTCTTCCGGAGAGCGGTACGCGGCGAAGGCCGTGGTAATCGCCTCCGGCGCGAAGGCGCGCTGGCTGGGCATTGATTCGGAGCGGAAGTTCATGGGCAAGGGCGTTTCCGCCTGCGCCACCTGCGACGGGTTTTTCTTCCGCGGCAGAGAAGTTTGCGTGGTGGGCGGCGGCGACGCCGCCGCCGGCGACGCGCTGTTTCTGGCCCGGTTTGCCTCTAAAATCCATCTAATCCACCGGCGCGACAGGCTGCGCGCGACGGCCTCCGTCGCCTCCCGCGTTCTGGCGGAGCCTAAAGTAATTCCCGTCTGGGACAGCGTGGTGCGCGAAATACGCGGCGCGGACGCGGTGGAATCCGTAATTCTGAAAAATGTCAAAACCGGCGCGGAAACAGAACTGCCCTGCAGCGCGGTATTTGTGGCCATAGGCCATGACCCCAACACCAGACTCTACGCGGGCAAACTGAATCTTGACCAGGCCGGCTATATAGTTGCCGACGGCAGGACGCGCACCTCGGTTCCCGGCGTTTTCGCCGCAGGGGACGTGATGGATTTGCATTACAAGCAGGCCGTAACATCCGCAGGGACCGGCTGCATGGCCGGCCTTGAGGCGGAGCGGTTTATCGCCGGTCTATAA
- a CDS encoding DUF4321 domain-containing protein → MRNAIYFLVIILVGALLGNFFGKMIVMWFPQGNIHDLFATEIATGLHPTNLDLVIVNLTFGCLFKFNITGIAGILAAAMLSRLIVKK, encoded by the coding sequence ATGAGAAACGCGATATACTTCCTGGTGATAATTCTTGTCGGCGCGCTGCTGGGCAATTTTTTCGGCAAAATGATAGTGATGTGGTTTCCGCAGGGAAATATCCACGATCTGTTTGCCACCGAAATCGCCACCGGGCTGCATCCGACCAACCTTGACCTGGTGATAGTGAACCTGACCTTCGGCTGCCTGTTCAAGTTCAATATAACCGGCATAGCCGGAATTCTGGCGGCGGCCATGCTTTCCCGCCTCATAGTCAAAAAGTGA
- a CDS encoding Lrp/AsnC ligand binding domain-containing protein, translated as MITGLVLVKLGGGKEGPALTKIKKVSGVAHVSAVFGRWDLVLDMESEDLPALSNLVVHEIRTIPGVISTETLVTTAI; from the coding sequence ATGATTACCGGTCTTGTGCTTGTAAAACTGGGCGGCGGCAAGGAAGGCCCCGCGCTGACCAAAATAAAGAAAGTGTCCGGCGTGGCCCATGTGTCTGCGGTATTCGGGAGATGGGACCTGGTGCTGGACATGGAATCGGAAGACCTGCCGGCCCTTTCAAACCTGGTGGTGCACGAAATACGCACCATCCCCGGCGTGATTTCCACCGAAACGCTGGTAACCACCGCCATTTAA
- a CDS encoding TonB-dependent receptor, with the protein MRLFALALALCCADCRAQEMRISLEGPPPARAQPQFFASRDVSVIKGEQLKDYPAHSVPELLDYIAGADIRKRGPYGALADAGLDGATNEQTLILVDGVRVSNSQTGHFNMDLPLTQSDIERIEVLRGQACSIYGAGAIGGAINIITKNPRRRAQAAALGGEYATAALSASAANEWGKFGQSISAENARSDGARYDTGFDRTAFFSKSALGKTAVSLGYLNNDYGAYDYYTPGKNYPSREWTSAYFANAASELEYGPAKLRPEVFFIRHDDTFQLDRTRPQWYVNNHTTHYRGARLSAAAALGETTASLGVEAAQDEIASSSMGNHTRDSQSLFGGIHAPFGSGWTVDASARADGNDGLVQFSPAIAASFRPAMRWRLRAGTGVSYRLPSFTDMYYNDPVNTGNPSLSPEHAVSYDAGADYSCGKNCSASATVFLRNQKDVIDWAGPSPTGPWQAQNIGDIKVRGINGSLAFAAAETDWNLQYSWTDSTRHSDLYSKYALAYGYSQMAASGRRSILGINCLLAAIYRKREGMDNYFLLNAKLSKNLRGGAEVFLEGNNLLNTGYQEISGIPMPGRWINAGLSWKL; encoded by the coding sequence ATGAGACTGTTCGCGCTCGCGCTGGCGCTTTGCTGCGCAGATTGCCGCGCGCAGGAAATGCGCATTTCGCTTGAAGGCCCGCCCCCGGCGCGGGCGCAGCCGCAGTTTTTCGCCTCGCGCGACGTTTCCGTCATAAAAGGCGAGCAGTTGAAGGATTATCCCGCCCATTCCGTGCCGGAACTGCTGGATTACATAGCGGGCGCCGACATCCGAAAGCGCGGCCCCTACGGCGCGCTGGCCGACGCCGGGCTGGACGGCGCCACAAACGAGCAGACGCTTATTCTCGTGGACGGGGTGCGTGTCAGCAACTCGCAGACCGGGCATTTCAACATGGACCTGCCGCTGACGCAAAGTGACATAGAGCGCATAGAAGTGCTGCGCGGACAGGCGTGTTCCATATACGGCGCGGGGGCCATAGGCGGAGCGATAAACATAATAACCAAGAATCCGCGCAGGCGGGCGCAGGCCGCCGCGCTGGGGGGGGAATACGCGACGGCGGCGTTATCGGCCTCCGCCGCAAACGAGTGGGGGAAATTCGGGCAGAGCATTTCCGCCGAAAACGCCCGCTCCGACGGCGCGCGCTACGACACGGGCTTTGACCGGACCGCGTTTTTTTCCAAATCCGCGCTGGGCAAAACCGCGGTTTCGCTGGGATACTTAAACAACGACTACGGCGCATACGATTATTACACCCCGGGGAAAAACTACCCGTCGCGCGAATGGACATCCGCTTATTTCGCCAATGCCGCCTCCGAACTGGAGTACGGCCCTGCAAAGCTGCGCCCGGAAGTATTCTTTATCCGTCACGACGACACTTTCCAGTTGGACCGCACCCGCCCGCAATGGTATGTGAACAATCACACCACCCATTACCGCGGGGCGCGGCTTTCGGCGGCTGCCGCCTTGGGCGAGACCACGGCAAGCTTGGGGGTGGAGGCGGCGCAGGATGAAATCGCCAGTTCCAGCATGGGAAACCACACACGGGACAGCCAAAGCCTCTTCGGCGGCATTCACGCGCCGTTCGGCTCCGGCTGGACGGTGGACGCAAGCGCCCGCGCCGACGGCAATGACGGCCTCGTCCAGTTTTCCCCGGCGATTGCGGCAAGTTTCAGGCCGGCAATGCGCTGGCGGCTGCGCGCCGGAACGGGCGTGTCGTACCGGCTGCCGTCTTTTACGGACATGTATTACAACGACCCGGTAAATACCGGCAATCCCAGCCTCTCGCCGGAACATGCGGTTTCCTACGATGCCGGAGCGGACTATTCCTGCGGCAAAAATTGTTCCGCCTCCGCGACAGTATTTTTGCGAAACCAGAAAGATGTGATAGACTGGGCCGGGCCCTCTCCGACGGGGCCGTGGCAGGCGCAGAACATAGGTGACATAAAAGTGCGGGGAATAAACGGTTCGCTGGCTTTTGCCGCGGCGGAGACGGATTGGAATCTGCAGTATTCCTGGACGGATTCCACGCGCCATTCCGATTTGTATTCCAAATACGCGCTGGCCTACGGCTACAGCCAGATGGCGGCATCGGGGCGCAGAAGCATTCTGGGAATAAACTGCCTGCTCGCCGCGATTTACCGCAAAAGGGAAGGCATGGACAACTATTTTTTGCTCAACGCCAAACTCTCAAAAAACCTGCGCGGCGGCGCGGAAGTTTTTTTGGAAGGCAATAATCTGCTCAATACTGGCTACCAGGAAATCTCCGGCATACCCATGCCGGGCCGCTGGATAAACGCCGGGCTTTCCTGGAAATTATAG